A DNA window from Verrucomicrobiota bacterium contains the following coding sequences:
- the sufC gene encoding Fe-S cluster assembly ATPase SufC → MNALEIKDLQANIEDKEILKGLSLTVPKGEVHAIMGPNGSGKSTLAKVLSGHPDYEVTGGSVTLDGLDIMEYEADERARMGLFLAFQYPAEIPGVTIANFLRAALQARLPEGEEVDAVEFYELLYNKMDELGMKHEFSSRAVNDGFSGGEKKRNEILQMSILQPSYAVLDETDSGLDIDALRVVSDGVNRLKGKNMGILVITHYQRLLDYIVPDYVHVMVEGQIIKTGDKELALELEEKGYDWVVKDFAEPAGA, encoded by the coding sequence ATGAACGCGTTAGAGATCAAAGATTTACAAGCTAATATCGAGGATAAGGAGATTTTGAAAGGACTCTCATTAACAGTCCCTAAGGGTGAAGTTCACGCGATTATGGGACCTAATGGTTCTGGCAAGAGCACTCTAGCTAAGGTTCTTTCTGGGCATCCAGACTATGAGGTTACAGGGGGATCAGTTACACTCGATGGTCTAGATATTATGGAATACGAAGCTGATGAAAGGGCTCGTATGGGACTGTTTCTTGCGTTTCAGTACCCAGCAGAAATTCCAGGTGTCACAATCGCCAATTTTCTCAGGGCAGCTCTACAGGCTCGCCTTCCTGAGGGGGAGGAAGTAGATGCAGTAGAATTCTATGAGCTACTTTATAATAAGATGGATGAACTAGGCATGAAGCATGAATTTAGCTCGCGAGCGGTAAACGATGGTTTCTCAGGGGGAGAAAAGAAACGCAATGAGATTCTGCAAATGTCTATCTTGCAGCCCTCCTATGCTGTATTGGATGAAACAGATAGTGGTTTGGATATCGATGCTTTAAGGGTTGTTTCCGATGGTGTCAATAGACTAAAAGGAAAAAATATGGGGATACTTGTCATCACTCACTATCAAAGATTATTGGATTACATCGTTCCTGACTATGTTCACGTCATGGTCGAGGGTCAGATTATAAAGACTGGAGATAAGGAACTTGCGCTTGAACTTGAAGAAAAAGGTTATGATTGGGTTGTGAAGGATTTTGCGGAGCCAGCAGGTGCTTGA